From the genome of Gambusia affinis linkage group LG04, SWU_Gaff_1.0, whole genome shotgun sequence:
ACATTGGGCATGTCATGGTGCTCAGAGACGTGACTTAGATTTAATGACAGACTTAGCAGTTCTGTGTTGTAAGCGTCTGAGTCTGTTGTCATGAGAAATGTCTGTCACTCTGACCGCATATTGTCGGGATGCGTTGCTAGTGGACTATTAAAGCTCACATTCTGACAATTTAAAAGGCATCTGGACCTGAAAGAGGAGGTAGACACTGAAagggagagaagagaagagcaACGGTAAGATGAGCTTGACACGCTGAGGTTTTGAAGAAGTCTGAGGTGACTGgtattttacaaacttttaacaaaaagtGCATGTTTTGGCTCACTGCAGGATACGATGAAGCTGCAAAGTGCCCTTTTGGTAATCTTCCTTCTTAGGTCAAGCCTTGCTCTGCCAGTGAGTTTCAATTAGATCCAACATTATTACACAAGAACAAAGTATGTTATTTCAACATTAGATTAATTATTGTGCACTTCTTGAAGGTTCAGATTGGAATTATTGCAAGCAACAGCAATGAggtaaatcacatttaaatatcTGCATTTGTTGTTATGCAATAAATGAAGTAAGTAGCTCTAATTTCACCATTTCGTTGATCAGATCCTGAGACTGAATGGATTGACTCTTGCAGCTCTTGGACAAACACAGGTGCTTAAAAAGCTGCTGAAACATTTCCGTTTTCTTGTGctctacatttaaaacaatggattaaaatgtgcttttactTTCTCCAGGGCTCAATATTACCCCAGTATGTTCTGCAGCAGCAAACACCGGACGTCTTGCTCACCCCACAGTTATTGAATTTGAACCCACAACTGGGAGGTCCTTTTGGTCCCCAGGGGCCACAGCTGCTGCTTCCCAACCAAGGCAACCCGCTAACACCCATGCTTGTCCCTAACGGGCAGCAAGAGCAGCTTGGACCAGCACAAGACCCCAACAATCCCAACGGTCCTCAGCAAGCCCAGAACCCAGTCCAGGTAACAGACCAACAACTTAAGGATCACACAATTAGATTGTTTGACCAATGCACATGATGCAAGGATCTCCACACTGATagaaggtattttttttttatttcaatgtttcttGCAGATGTATCCACAGTTTCAGTATCCATCTTTTGGATTCCCACAGCTTCACAGacagcaggtttttatttacacaaactgaCCAAATTGTAAGcattatattaattaaaatttagatgattaatttaaaaatatgtatatattttaggGCTACTCTTACTTTGTACCCCGGTATGGCTATGCCCAGCAGAGGAACACTGCGGTTCTGCCCAACAATGGACAGCAGAAACTGGAAAGAACCACACAAAGACCCCAACTCCCACTGCAGGtaatttttttagaagaaaataccttcctatatatatatataaaaattccAAGATTGGGGAATGAACTCCTAAACTATTTATGGTTGTTGGACTCTACTGgtgcttttaaaaagaaattcttttttaaacaagtgTTTTATCATGACTGGTGTTTTCCTGCTATGagaattttttgttgttaagaTGTACTTAGTTAATGtctctttctttgtatttttattgcttttactgCTTTCTACTATTTTTACTGTTGTCTGGGAAAGGtgatgtagaaataaaatgtacgTACTGTTCAAATAAGGTTTCTTGTAATTCGTAAGTAAATTCGTTTATGCAGCTTTCACAATTAAAGAatcacaaagtgctttacaacaaGGAATAATGATAAAGGACAACAAATCTAGGATATAAACATAGACCAAGAATGCGTGGCtacgttgctatggtaacctgTCTAATTATGATTCACTGGTCATTGTGGTTTAAACTAAACCAATGAAATCAGTTTACTGTGTGTATCACTTTGAATTAAAAGCTTGAGCAATAAACTTAGATGACTCAACGCTAAAGCTTAATGATAATAACACAGCTGAGTCTATTGAGTCAGAGCGGCGTGGATGTGGTAAGTGTGTTGTAATGATGTCTGGCTACCAAACCAACCAGACAGCTCATCTGTCTGCTTGGTGCACCATAGACAGTGTTGACCACTCGCTTATACTTCTTCTAATGTTTACCTGCAGAATGTATGCCCCAGTGACACtgaagtgtgattttttttacttatttaatgaGGAGGTATTATCCCTTCAGCAACATTTTATACACTTCAGGCTTGAAACAgaaattcagtattttttgAAACACATATTGTAGGAAATGTTACGTCTTTTCTTTATGGAGTCAACTCTgtgctttttaataatttgcaaACTGTGCTGTGATTAGTGCATGCACACTTGAAATCGGCTGATTTAACTGTAATTCACCTTCTATTTCAGCAGGGCTCTAAGCTACAGACAGAAaaggtgaaatatttatttttgtttcttcctcttttaaACAATTGCTCtcaaaatgcatcattttgtaACTTCCTCTGTGGTCTTTGCCAGACATGGCCAGCAGGGGCTAAGAAAGAGTCCACCACTGTTCCCCCTGATCCCCGCGGTGATGCAACTGGTCCTGGGACTGATGAGGTACTCCGTTTACACGTGCAAACTATTTGTTGAGAATGTTTTCCCatacttaatttaattttttttcttcagggtAATGGCAGCTTTCCCTTCCTGTTTGAGCCGTAGACGTTAGGAGGAAAAACGAAGCATCACTGCTGAGGGGAAAAGGCCTGGGGGAATACTTGCCACAACTTAACTGAAGCTTTgactacattttaaataaataaataaccaaatgaatatacaaataattttgtcaaatgaaattatttaattgaatGTGAATCTTATTGATTTTGCATCTGTCTCAAATTTCAATTCTAATAATATTGTCATCAGAAATATGGTATAGTACAAAATAATTggataagtaaataaaaaaaatcctgccaACCCGTAAAAGGTAGTGCTGCCACTTCATATATTTCtttcaattaagtttattaCTAGGATTTTGTGTTGCAAATGTCACAACAATTACTGTTAGCACTtcttcaaaacaacatttaaaggCATGAAAAGTGGACATTAATGCCTCTAATGAACATGTTGAACTCCAACAGACAGTTTGTTCAATTTAACTTCTCTTTTCACCAAGTTACTCAAAAGTAGAGACCAgtaacttgatttttttccaatttattgaattaaagatttttaacaATGAACTGGacattaaatttctttaaagtgacctttaattaattttgttttcttgtattaAACAAAGTTGCACTTTCAGTGATGCTTTTACTAAAGGCACTGGAGGGGACACcaattatattgttttttaaaaataatattacataTAATTTAAGATTCAGAATTTTGCCTTGTTCTgtacttgaaaaaaaaaaaaaatttaaaaaaatgtgatgactcttttcttataaaattttaaacacatttctatGGACTTTTTGCTTCAAACCTATTTGGTTTTCACTGTGAAAGGAAGCCAAAATAATAAacccaaccatccatccattttctgttcacccttcgtccctaatggggtcaggagggttgctggttcctctccagctacgtgcCGGGCGAGaagcgggttcaccctggacaggtcaccagtctgtcgcagggcaacacagagacatacaggacaaacaaccattcacacacacactcacacctagggagaatttagagagaccaattaacctgagagtcatgtttttggactgtgggaggaagccggagaacccggagagaacccaccatgcacagggagaacatgcaaactccatgcagaaagaccccgggccgggaatcgaacccaggaccttcttgctgcaaggcaacagctctaccaactacACCTGAAATGAAAGACTTCAGGATCGACATGGACTTGTGCTGTAATGAATGAAAAGATTTGACTCTCACTTGTGCTGTcccatttataaaatatttaatattgttgaTACAAACATGACAGAAGTTTTCAGAATACAATTCAAGCTGATTGAAGagaaaatatatagatattttgccaaacattttttaaaaacatgagtGGACATCACTGACTGCAAACTGTTCTGGGTGTTTCCTGTGATGCATGTCAAAAGGTTTGGTATCAATTAGTTTCAACACTAAGGGATCAAGAATGAAAAGATCTTCTGCTGTAATTTTGTGGATTTATTGTGGattatgtaaaaaaaccaaaacatgtggTCATGTCATCACATCTGTTAAGGTGTGGTTTCTGTATCTAATCCCTGATTAGACATTACAAGTAGGTTGcattttgaaaatggaaaatttctCAACTCCCTGATCCAGATACTCTATATAAATGGAGTCCAAACTTCAGCTCTACACAACTTTCCTGTCAAGTCATTCAAAGCAGAGAAGACTCTAAGGTGATTATATGAATTTCTGCTTAATTTCTTTATACAATTGAACCAATTTATTTGCTTGATAACGACTTTATTTATGTTCCAACAGCTGAAATCACTGCAGCCATGCTGAAGGTAGCACTTGTTCTTGGATGCCTCCTGAGCCTCATTGTGGCTACACCAGTAAGTGATgagcaatttttcttttgatggaCTGTAAAGAAGCTCACATGTGTAAAgtttaatttgactttgcagTGAATATTGATTCTCCTCTTGTGTGTCAGTGacagcagtttattttcttgtttcacatACATGTCAATATATTTATTAACACTCTTTTAATTTACAACAGAGTTTTCAAACACCTATTACACACCTAAGCCGTGTCGTATTTGAACCTCAATTAAAAGGGCAAGCAATTTCAAGAAGTGTTTGATTGCTGCAAATCTATTAAATAgcataaattattaatatgtaattttttctgtggaaaagtCAACAAAAGCAGATCTTTTCAGAGACAGGCACAGTTTTACATTGACATTTAGAAGATTCCCATTTCATTTCTTGATTGTGTTATGGTAAAGAAATTAAtaagtaaaatttgaaaaacatttcttagcTGAACTGTATTTGGTACTCCTCCCAGGGTTCTGATGATCTGAACTCTGTTTGCTGACAATTAGATTTTATTGGAAAGGAAAAGCCaccaatggctgctggaaaggtTCTGTTAAATGACACTGGTGACATGCATGTGTATTGGCAAGTACAGAAACGTAAAACCAGTAAACATGAAATAGTAAGAAGTTAATATGGTTTACTGAAATCAAAGTGAACTGCAGAATGACTGAATTTGTTTGTTCTCTTCAGTTGGAGCACCAGCGATTTGCTCGCTCTAGCTCTGGCTCAAACTCCAATGAGGTGagaatcatttattttctctgttataAGCCACAAATGTACAACATCTACTGCATAATTGATGAATAGTTTTGCTAAATGTCTAACTATCTTCATGATTTTCTTACAGGCGTCAACAAACAGCTTGGCCTCCCTGCTATCCCTGATTTTGCGGCTCCTTGCCACCACGACCACAACTacaacaactacaactgcagCTACAACAAGAGCTACAACAAGAGCTCCATAAAATGGAGTTTTGAACATCAGTGATGTGTTGAGAAAGCTGTCATTGTTTTTCAATGATATTGGAAATCAGTTTCCAATATCACTGAAACTTGGATCAAACCTGCTGTCATGTTTGGTTTGTGCTTAATAAAgttcagcaaaaaaaaccccaatatgacgacttttttctctcattaaagCCTCTGTGTTCATTCATGTGAAGAATCCAATTAGGACATAaaattttgaacacatttttatgagcTGCTTACTTCAAATATATCTGTTTTTGATTGTGAATTGAAGGCAAATGATAAACAGATGGGTGACATTTACTTagtttcattacatttttaatcatctgCATGGACTTTAGTAGTGTGTCATGATGCGTGGTGgagaggtggtgaggcagcaaaCGGAAACCCAGGGTGTAGTGAAAAATGATGTTTAATGACGAAAATGTCCACAAAAAACCAGGCAGCACGGCAGAGCAAAAACCAGGGCTCAAAACCGGTAGCAACTGGGCAGCACAAAGACAACAAACGTGGGGAGACAAAACCAGACGTATGAAGACGTAAActagacgtaggacccgacaaggacacagagacacaggtgacactaaatacacagagggtaatcagggaacgagacacacctgggaactaatcaaagggagacaggacaacacggagactcagacacacaggaaactcaaaataaacacaggaaaacacagaacatgacataGTGAATGTCACACAGAACTtagcagacattttatttaaaataaaaacaagtcattGACAGAGGGAAAACAACTCTGTCTGTTTGACCACATGAAGAATTGTTTGAAGAAATGCTCACAACTGCAGCCTCTTATTTTGTCTAAACTGCAACTTACTAGTGAGATTGCAGTTCTCTGAAAACCACCCTAGAGCTGAAATATGCTCACACTACAATATCATTTCAGACATTGTTtaatagtttgtttgttttttccttttttcttgcaACCAAATAGGAAAATTACTAGTATGACAACTAGTAATTTTCATACTAGATTGAAGGAATTAAGAGTGATAGAAATGTTGTTTCCACACTCAGGGACAATTCACCAGAGATGACAACTCAAGGTTGAGAGACTCTGGGTCAAGGTCCACTTAAGGCACAAAATTGAAAGACTTCAGACTCAGCTTTTCTCCAAAGACTGAAGACTGTGAAAGGATGTGCCTTATTATTAACTATTATTAACATTTCAACAGAATAACAGGTTACTGTctttagaacaaaaacatgacagaaaatttgaTGATACAATTCAAGCTGATTGACCAGTTGATATATAGATATTTTGCAAAACGTTTATCA
Proteins encoded in this window:
- the odam gene encoding uncharacterized protein odam isoform X1, with amino-acid sequence MKLQSALLVIFLLRSSLALPVQIGIIASNSNEILRLNGLTLAALGQTQGSILPQYVLQQQTPDVLLTPQLLNLNPQLGGPFGPQGPQLLLPNQGNPLTPMLVPNGQQEQLGPAQDPNNPNGPQQAQNPVQMYPQFQYPSFGFPQLHRQQGYSYFVPRYGYAQQRNTAVLPNNGQQKLERTTQRPQLPLQQGSKLQTEKTWPAGAKKESTTVPPDPRGDATGPGTDEGNGSFPFLFEP
- the odam gene encoding uncharacterized protein odam isoform X2, whose translation is MKLQSALLVIFLLRSSLALPVQIGIIASNSNEILRLNGLTLAALGQTQGSILPQYVLQQQTPDVLLTPQLLNLNPQLGGPFGPQGPQLLLPNQGNPLTPMLVPNGQQEQLGPAQDPNNPNGPQQAQNPVQMYPQFQYPSFGFPQLHRQQGYSYFVPRYGYAQQRNTAVLPNNGQQKLERTTQRPQLPLQGSKLQTEKTWPAGAKKESTTVPPDPRGDATGPGTDEGNGSFPFLFEP